AAATGCTGAAGAATTACCTTACCGAGCCGGAATATCACCAATTGTTTCTCAAAGATGAGGAACCATAAAAGGTAAGGATTTACCGGCAGGGGTAAGCCGTGCGTGGGAGGGATCGGTAATTGCGGCACGGCGGAAAGGTAAGGTTCCTGAGCTGAGACGAACCTTTCATATCCTGAGGGCGACATGTTTCATTAGCGCCACCCCTCGCGGCTGATGCCGAAATATGTTGACATAAGAGCCATAAACGGTTAGAATTCTTCTCTTTACATGAATATGCCCCCAGAATTTTAGCATACGGGAAGCAGGAGGATATAGATGTCAAGACTTTGCGATATGTGCGGTAAAGGAAAACTGAATGGCCACAATGTGAGCCATGCCAATAATAAGACAAAGAAAGAATGGATGCCAAAC
The sequence above is drawn from the Syntrophorhabdaceae bacterium genome and encodes:
- the rpmB gene encoding 50S ribosomal protein L28; this encodes MSRLCDMCGKGKLNGHNVSHANNKTKKEWMPNLQTVKIVQNGTTKRVKLCTKCIKKGNFQKAI